One window of Klebsiella quasivariicola genomic DNA carries:
- the bamE gene encoding outer membrane protein assembly factor BamE, producing the protein MRCKTLTAAAAVLLMLTAGCSTLERVVYRPDINQGNYLAPNDVAKIRVGMTQQQVAYALGTPMMTDPFGTNTWFYVFRQEPGHQKVTQQTLTLTFNSGGVLTNIDNKPALTSQ; encoded by the coding sequence ATGCGCTGTAAAACGCTGACTGCTGCCGCAGCGGTTCTTCTTATGTTGACCGCAGGCTGTTCCACTCTGGAACGAGTGGTTTACCGTCCTGACATCAACCAGGGTAACTATCTGGCACCAAACGATGTAGCGAAAATTCGTGTCGGTATGACGCAACAGCAGGTTGCTTATGCTCTGGGGACGCCAATGATGACGGATCCGTTCGGCACCAATACCTGGTTCTATGTATTCCGTCAGGAGCCGGGCCACCAGAAAGTGACTCAGCAGACCCTGACCCTGACCTTCAATAGCGGCGGTGTGTTGACTAACATTGATAACAAGCCCGCGCTGACCAGTCAGTAA
- the recN gene encoding DNA repair protein RecN, with protein sequence MLAQLTISNFAIVRELEIDFHSGMTAITGETGAGKSIAIDALGLCLGGRAEADMVRRGATRADLCARFALKDTPAAQRWLEENQLESGRECLLRRVISADGRSRGFINGTAVPLSQLRELGQLLIQIHGQHAHQLLTKPEHQKTLLDGYTGEYVLTQRMAEHYRQWHQSCRELAQHQQQSQERAARADLLQYQLKELNEFNPLPGEFEQIDEEYKRLANSGQLLSTCQHALTLLADGEEANLQSQLYTAKQLVSELVGMDSKLSGVLDMLEEATIQLSEASDELRHYHDRLDLDPNRLFELEQRISRQIALARKHQVMPEELPAVYQAMLEEQRLLDGSAGSLESLSQQVVEHHQLALETARQLHALRQASADELTQLITESMHSLSMPHGVFAIEVAFDERHLTADGADHIEFRVTTNPGQPLQPIAKVASGGELSRIALAIQVITARKMETPALIFDEVDVGISGPTAAVVGKLLRQLGESTQVMCVTHLPQVAGCGHHHFFVCKETDGEMTETHMQPLDKRARLQELARLLGGSEVTRNTLANAKELLAA encoded by the coding sequence ATGTTGGCGCAACTCACCATCAGTAATTTTGCTATCGTTCGTGAACTGGAAATTGATTTCCACAGCGGTATGACCGCCATCACCGGGGAAACCGGCGCCGGGAAATCTATTGCCATCGACGCGCTGGGGCTGTGCCTCGGCGGCAGAGCAGAAGCCGACATGGTGCGTCGCGGCGCCACCCGTGCCGACCTGTGCGCGCGCTTCGCGCTGAAAGACACCCCAGCCGCCCAGCGCTGGCTGGAAGAGAACCAGCTGGAGAGCGGGCGTGAGTGTTTACTTCGTCGCGTGATCAGCGCCGACGGCCGCTCGCGCGGCTTTATCAACGGCACCGCCGTCCCGCTCTCGCAGCTGCGCGAGCTGGGCCAGCTGCTGATCCAGATCCATGGCCAGCATGCCCACCAGTTGCTGACCAAACCCGAACACCAGAAAACCCTGCTCGACGGCTATACCGGTGAGTATGTGCTCACTCAGCGCATGGCCGAGCACTATCGCCAGTGGCACCAAAGCTGCCGCGAGCTGGCCCAGCATCAGCAGCAAAGCCAGGAGCGCGCTGCCCGTGCCGATCTGCTGCAGTATCAGCTTAAAGAGCTGAACGAATTTAACCCGTTGCCAGGAGAGTTCGAGCAGATTGACGAAGAGTACAAGCGCCTGGCCAACAGCGGGCAGCTGCTCAGCACCTGCCAGCACGCCCTGACATTGCTTGCCGACGGCGAAGAGGCCAATCTGCAGAGCCAGCTTTATACCGCGAAGCAGCTGGTCAGCGAGCTGGTGGGTATGGACAGCAAGCTTTCCGGCGTTCTGGATATGCTGGAAGAAGCGACCATACAGCTCAGCGAGGCCAGCGACGAGCTGCGCCACTATCACGACCGTCTGGACCTCGATCCGAACCGTCTGTTCGAACTTGAGCAGCGGATTTCCCGGCAAATCGCGCTGGCGCGTAAGCATCAGGTGATGCCGGAAGAGCTGCCGGCAGTTTACCAGGCGATGCTGGAAGAGCAGCGCCTGCTGGACGGCAGCGCCGGCTCGCTGGAATCCCTCAGCCAGCAGGTGGTTGAACATCATCAGCTGGCGCTGGAGACCGCGCGCCAGCTGCACGCCCTGCGCCAGGCCAGCGCCGACGAGCTGACCCAGCTCATCACCGAGAGTATGCACTCACTTTCGATGCCGCACGGGGTCTTCGCGATTGAGGTCGCATTCGATGAACGCCATCTGACCGCCGACGGCGCCGACCATATTGAGTTCCGTGTCACCACTAACCCGGGTCAGCCGCTGCAGCCGATCGCCAAAGTCGCCTCCGGTGGAGAACTGTCGCGCATTGCGCTGGCGATTCAGGTGATCACCGCGCGTAAAATGGAAACCCCGGCGCTCATCTTCGACGAAGTGGACGTCGGCATCAGCGGCCCGACTGCCGCCGTGGTCGGCAAGCTGCTGCGCCAGCTGGGCGAGTCCACGCAGGTGATGTGCGTGACCCACCTGCCGCAGGTCGCAGGCTGCGGCCACCATCATTTCTTTGTCTGCAAAGAGACCGATGGCGAGATGACCGAAACCCATATGCAGCCGCTGGATAAACGTGCTCGCTTGCAGGAGCTGGCCCGTCTGCTGGGCGGCAGCGAGGTCACGCGCAACACCCTGGCGAACGCGAAAGAGTTGCTTGCGGCGTAA
- a CDS encoding RnfH family protein, translating into MPANIRVEVAYALPEKQYLQRVTLDEGATVEQAIIASGLLALRDDIDLAKNKLGIYSRPVKLHDEVHDGDRVEIYRPLIADPKELRRQRAEKSAAK; encoded by the coding sequence GTGCCGGCTAATATTCGTGTTGAAGTCGCCTACGCGCTGCCTGAAAAGCAGTACCTGCAGCGGGTCACCCTGGACGAGGGGGCGACGGTCGAGCAGGCGATTATCGCCAGCGGTCTGCTGGCGCTGCGTGATGATATCGATCTGGCGAAGAACAAGCTGGGTATTTACAGCCGTCCGGTAAAACTGCATGACGAAGTTCACGACGGCGACCGGGTGGAAATCTATCGTCCGCTGATTGCTGACCCAAAAGAGCTGCGTCGCCAGCGGGCAGAGAAAAGCGCTGCGAAGTAA
- a CDS encoding type II toxin-antitoxin system RatA family toxin — protein MPQISRTALVPFSAEQMYQLVNDVKSYPDFLPGCTGSRVLEFGPTQMTAAVDVSKAGISKTFTTRNTLTSNQSILMSLVDGPFKKLIGGWKFIPLSPEACKIEFHLDFEFTNKLIEMAFGRIFKELAANMVQAFTSRAKEVYSAG, from the coding sequence ATGCCTCAGATTAGCCGTACTGCGCTGGTGCCTTTCAGCGCGGAACAGATGTATCAACTGGTAAACGATGTGAAGTCCTATCCTGATTTTCTGCCAGGCTGCACCGGTAGCCGCGTGCTGGAATTCGGGCCGACGCAAATGACGGCGGCGGTTGATGTGTCCAAAGCCGGCATCAGTAAGACCTTCACGACCCGCAATACACTGACCAGCAACCAGAGCATTTTAATGAGCCTGGTGGATGGCCCGTTCAAGAAGCTGATTGGCGGCTGGAAGTTTATCCCGCTGAGCCCCGAGGCCTGCAAAATCGAATTCCATCTCGATTTTGAGTTTACCAATAAATTGATTGAGATGGCTTTTGGCCGGATCTTCAAAGAGCTGGCCGCTAACATGGTGCAAGCGTTCACTTCGCGCGCCAAAGAGGTTTACAGTGCCGGCTAA